One region of Epilithonimonas zeae genomic DNA includes:
- a CDS encoding TraR/DksA family transcriptional regulator, which produces MADEKLRYSDAELQEFKKLIQDKISKAENDLGLIKESFINNQNNGTDDTSPTFKAFEEGAETLSKEQNAILASRQEKFVRDLKHALIRIENKTYGVCRVTGKLIPKERLKAVPHATLSIEAKNMQR; this is translated from the coding sequence ATGGCAGACGAAAAATTACGATATAGTGATGCTGAACTTCAGGAATTTAAAAAACTGATCCAAGATAAAATTTCAAAAGCTGAGAATGACCTTGGCCTTATTAAAGAAAGTTTTATCAATAATCAAAATAACGGTACAGATGACACTTCACCAACCTTCAAAGCGTTTGAAGAAGGTGCAGAAACGCTGAGCAAAGAACAAAATGCTATCTTGGCATCCAGACAGGAAAAATTTGTTCGCGACTTGAAACACGCTTTGATCCGAATAGAGAACAAAACGTATGGTGTTTGCAGAGTAACTGGAAAGCTGATCCCTAAAGAAAGATTAAAAGCAGTCCCTCATGCTACTTTGAGTATCGAAGCTAAGAACATGCAAAGATAA
- a CDS encoding DUF6576 domain-containing protein, translating to MTYLIILLLFVAIGFVLMKNKSVKNIFKAEEKYYTIDDEYNAKRKDREDKIDKLLGKMGKNGLADLSEKERKRLDELSKK from the coding sequence ATGACTTATTTAATTATTTTACTTTTGTTTGTGGCGATTGGATTTGTATTGATGAAAAACAAATCCGTCAAAAATATCTTCAAAGCTGAAGAGAAATATTACACGATTGATGATGAATACAACGCCAAAAGAAAAGATCGGGAAGACAAAATCGATAAACTCCTTGGCAAAATGGGAAAAAATGGCTTGGCAGATTTGTCTGAAAAAGAACGCAAAAGGCTGGACGAATTGTCTAAGAAATAA
- a CDS encoding DUF2683 family protein, which translates to MESIIVHPKNSMELTALKSVLKDMGIEFEKFHTKNNFHNQKTIQKISERKEKKITRNQKPKGL; encoded by the coding sequence ATGGAATCAATCATTGTACATCCAAAAAATTCTATGGAGCTGACAGCACTGAAAAGTGTTTTGAAAGATATGGGAATTGAGTTTGAAAAATTTCACACGAAAAATAATTTTCATAATCAGAAAACCATCCAAAAAATCAGCGAAAGAAAAGAAAAAAAAATTACCCGAAACCAAAAACCAAAAGGATTGTAA
- a CDS encoding lipoprotein signal peptidase: MKKIVAITLLILFIDQFSKIYVKTHFYLGESVNVLGLNWFKMTFVENPGMAYGLHFGGLWGKYALILLRIVLAIGMVVLFKKWLREGASNYLIIPMAMIFAGAIGNVFDGVFYGVIFDSGTFYDAESGRWIDYGGISKLTQFGHGYSDLMKGCVVDMLHFPLVDTTWPEWVPVFGGNRIEFFKYIFNVADSSITLGALFLYIFRKKAFPNGLDF, from the coding sequence ATGAAGAAGATTGTTGCCATTACTCTATTGATACTTTTCATTGATCAATTTTCTAAAATCTACGTTAAAACTCATTTCTATCTTGGAGAAAGCGTGAATGTTCTCGGACTCAACTGGTTCAAGATGACTTTTGTGGAGAATCCTGGAATGGCTTACGGACTGCATTTCGGTGGATTGTGGGGAAAATATGCTCTGATTCTTTTAAGAATCGTTTTAGCTATTGGAATGGTTGTTCTATTTAAAAAATGGCTGAGAGAAGGCGCTTCCAATTATTTGATTATTCCAATGGCAATGATATTTGCCGGTGCAATAGGTAATGTTTTTGATGGCGTTTTCTACGGTGTAATTTTCGACAGCGGAACTTTTTATGATGCAGAATCCGGAAGATGGATTGATTATGGCGGAATTTCTAAACTGACACAATTCGGTCACGGTTATTCGGATTTGATGAAAGGTTGTGTTGTAGATATGCTGCATTTCCCTTTGGTTGATACAACTTGGCCAGAATGGGTTCCTGTTTTTGGAGGCAACAGAATTGAATTCTTCAAATATATTTTCAACGTTGCGGATAGTTCTATTACGCTTGGTGCATTATTTCTTTATATCTTTAGAAAAAAAGCATTCCCGAACGGATTGGATTTTTAA
- a CDS encoding vancomycin high temperature exclusion protein, which yields MKILKNLIKIFLLFIVAGFLFIFFANYSIKKDSDSFISYSVSDLPKVKTAIVLGTNKSLSNGNPNLYFKYRIDAATELYKSGKIESIIVSGDNSVKGYNEPEQMKLDLIANGIPADKIYEDFAGFRTLDSVVRAKEIFGQSKIIFISQKFHNERAVFLAQKFGIEAFGYNAKDVNKYAGLKTNLREYLAKAKAYLDIWFNVEPKFGGEKIEIK from the coding sequence ATGAAAATACTTAAAAACTTAATCAAAATATTCCTGTTATTTATTGTAGCAGGATTTCTTTTTATCTTTTTTGCCAATTATTCCATCAAAAAAGATAGTGATTCTTTTATTTCGTATTCGGTTTCTGACCTTCCGAAGGTGAAAACCGCAATAGTTTTAGGCACCAACAAAAGCCTGAGCAACGGAAATCCCAATCTTTATTTCAAATACCGAATCGATGCTGCCACAGAATTATACAAATCAGGAAAAATAGAATCGATTATCGTAAGCGGAGACAATTCTGTAAAAGGTTATAACGAGCCTGAGCAGATGAAGCTTGACCTTATTGCCAACGGAATTCCGGCTGACAAAATCTATGAGGATTTCGCCGGTTTCAGAACCTTAGATTCTGTTGTGAGAGCCAAAGAGATTTTTGGACAAAGCAAAATTATTTTCATTTCACAAAAATTTCATAATGAACGGGCAGTTTTTTTAGCTCAAAAATTTGGGATAGAAGCTTTCGGATACAATGCAAAAGATGTCAACAAATATGCTGGACTGAAAACCAATCTTCGCGAATATCTTGCAAAGGCAAAGGCTTATTTGGATATTTGGTTTAATGTTGAACCCAAGTTTGGCGGCGAGAAGATTGAAATCAAATAA
- the trpS gene encoding tryptophan--tRNA ligase, with protein sequence MSRILTGIQATGTPHLGNLLGAIIPAIELSKQAGNESFLFIANLHSLTQIKDAKELKQNTYEIAAAWLACGLDTEKTFFYRQSDIPETCELSWHLSCFFPYQRLTLAHSFKDKADRLQDVNAGLFTYPILMAADILLYDAEVVPVGKDQLQHLEIARDVASRFNNQMGEVLVLPQAELQENTKYVPGTDGHKMSKSRGNIINIFLPEKELKKQVMSIESDSKTLEEPKDPSTDKIFAIYELIATPEQTEELRTKYLAGNYGYGHAKKELLDLILVKFAKERETFTYYMNNLDELEAKLQEGAGKTRVIATETIKRVRESLGI encoded by the coding sequence ATGTCTAGAATCCTAACCGGAATACAAGCCACCGGAACCCCACATTTGGGAAATCTTTTGGGAGCCATCATCCCCGCAATCGAATTATCAAAACAAGCAGGAAATGAATCTTTTCTTTTCATCGCCAATCTGCACTCTTTAACCCAAATCAAAGATGCAAAAGAGCTTAAACAAAACACCTACGAGATTGCTGCGGCTTGGCTTGCCTGCGGACTAGACACAGAAAAAACTTTTTTTTACAGACAAAGCGACATCCCGGAAACTTGCGAGTTATCTTGGCATTTGTCGTGCTTTTTCCCTTACCAAAGATTGACTTTGGCGCATTCTTTCAAAGATAAAGCGGACAGATTACAAGATGTTAATGCAGGGCTTTTCACTTATCCAATTTTGATGGCAGCTGACATTTTGTTGTACGATGCAGAAGTTGTGCCTGTTGGGAAAGATCAATTGCAGCATTTGGAAATTGCCCGTGATGTTGCTTCAAGATTCAACAATCAAATGGGTGAAGTTTTGGTTTTGCCTCAGGCAGAATTGCAGGAAAACACCAAATATGTTCCCGGGACAGACGGACATAAAATGTCTAAATCGAGAGGAAATATCATCAATATCTTCTTGCCGGAAAAAGAATTGAAGAAGCAGGTGATGTCTATCGAAAGTGATTCTAAAACTTTGGAAGAACCAAAAGATCCATCTACGGATAAAATTTTTGCGATCTACGAATTAATTGCTACACCAGAACAAACCGAGGAATTGAGGACAAAATATCTTGCTGGAAATTATGGCTATGGACACGCGAAAAAGGAACTTTTGGATCTAATTCTAGTGAAATTCGCAAAAGAAAGAGAAACGTTCACTTATTATATGAATAACTTAGACGAGTTGGAAGCAAAATTGCAGGAAGGCGCTGGGAAAACCAGAGTTATTGCCACTGAAACAATCAAAAGAGTGAGAGAAAGTTTGGGAATTTAA
- a CDS encoding YjjG family noncanonical pyrimidine nucleotidase, whose product MKNIRHIFFDLDNTLWDHRKNAYLTIQELFKNQGISEKYKIDFEEFHSTYHIINEKLWEQIRDGEIDKEYLRKHRFYDTFLNFGVDDANLAGYFEHHFLDEILKYNELVDGALDLLNYLKDKNYKMHIISNGFQEVTERKCILSGIADFFDTITSADSVNIRKPRPEIFEYSLNLAKAEKDESILIGDDWVADVKGAQNFGIDIIFFDVLDENPLEEGLKFVKHLSEIKQYL is encoded by the coding sequence ATGAAAAATATAAGGCACATTTTTTTTGATCTCGACAATACGCTTTGGGATCACCGCAAGAATGCATATTTGACAATACAAGAACTGTTTAAAAATCAAGGGATTTCTGAGAAATATAAGATAGATTTTGAGGAATTTCACAGCACTTATCATATCATCAATGAAAAACTTTGGGAGCAAATCCGAGATGGTGAAATTGATAAAGAATATCTGAGAAAACATCGTTTTTATGATACATTCCTGAATTTCGGTGTGGATGATGCCAATCTTGCAGGTTATTTTGAACATCATTTCTTAGACGAAATTCTGAAATATAATGAGTTGGTTGATGGCGCGTTAGATTTACTTAATTATCTGAAAGACAAAAATTACAAAATGCACATTATTTCCAACGGTTTCCAAGAAGTGACCGAAAGGAAATGTATTTTATCCGGAATTGCTGATTTTTTTGATACGATTACAAGTGCAGACTCTGTCAACATCAGAAAACCAAGACCAGAAATTTTTGAATATTCTCTTAATCTTGCAAAAGCTGAAAAAGACGAAAGTATTCTAATTGGTGACGATTGGGTTGCTGATGTGAAAGGAGCACAAAACTTCGGAATCGATATCATTTTCTTTGATGTTTTGGATGAAAATCCTTTGGAAGAAGGTTTGAAGTTCGTGAAGCATTTATCAGAAATCAAACAATATTTATAA
- a CDS encoding RNA polymerase sigma factor, whose translation MKTQTDSQLILLYQSGEEKALSALINRHKKDLFSFIFYKLMDEDLANDIFQDTFIKIIITLKEGRYKEENKFILWAKRIAHNLIIDHYRLQSKNIKISETSYENEEFSIFDIIKEPENNIEDKLIANQINEDLLKMLVMLPDNQQEVIKLRFFDGLSFKEIADHTDTSINTTLGRVRYALINLRKIMDEHKIILTK comes from the coding sequence ATGAAAACGCAAACCGATAGCCAACTGATTCTTCTTTATCAGAGCGGAGAGGAAAAAGCCCTCTCAGCACTAATTAATAGGCACAAGAAAGATCTTTTTTCCTTTATCTTTTACAAGTTGATGGATGAAGATTTGGCCAATGATATCTTCCAGGATACTTTTATCAAAATTATTATTACGCTGAAAGAAGGGCGCTACAAAGAAGAAAACAAATTCATTCTTTGGGCCAAAAGAATTGCTCATAATCTGATCATAGATCATTATAGATTACAATCTAAAAATATTAAAATTTCTGAAACTTCTTACGAGAATGAAGAGTTCTCCATCTTTGATATCATCAAAGAACCGGAAAATAATATTGAGGATAAATTAATAGCTAATCAAATAAATGAAGATTTGCTAAAAATGCTTGTGATGTTGCCAGACAACCAGCAAGAGGTGATTAAGCTTAGGTTTTTTGATGGTTTGAGCTTCAAAGAGATTGCAGATCATACAGATACGAGCATCAATACAACGCTTGGAAGAGTGAGATATGCACTCATTAATTTGAGAAAAATAATGGATGAACATAAAATTATTTTAACAAAATAA